Proteins from a single region of Chryseobacterium sp. W4I1:
- the paaD gene encoding 1,2-phenylacetyl-CoA epoxidase subunit PaaD, with the protein MKDPLEILELVPDPEIPVINIVELGIVREAKVTSENSCEITITPTYSACPAMFTIEEDIMKIMRENGWDAKVVTKMFPIWTTDWITDEAREKLRMYGITPPEKGADEHHIGKPKKCPRCGSMNSKQISRFGSTLCKASYQCLDCLEPFDYFKCH; encoded by the coding sequence ATGAAAGATCCTTTAGAAATATTAGAATTAGTTCCCGATCCGGAAATTCCGGTAATCAATATCGTGGAACTGGGTATTGTAAGAGAAGCTAAAGTTACAAGCGAGAATTCTTGTGAAATAACAATTACGCCAACCTATTCTGCCTGTCCTGCCATGTTCACCATTGAGGAAGACATCATGAAGATCATGAGGGAAAACGGCTGGGATGCCAAAGTGGTCACTAAAATGTTTCCGATATGGACTACAGATTGGATCACGGATGAAGCGAGAGAAAAACTTCGTATGTACGGAATAACACCTCCAGAAAAAGGAGCAGACGAACATCACATCGGGAAACCGAAAAAATGCCCGCGTTGTGGCTCTATGAATTCAAAACAGATCAGCAGATTCGGGTCTACATTGTGTAAGGCTTCTTATCAATGCTTAGACTGTCTGGAGCCGTTTGATTATTTTAAGTGTCACTAA